Proteins from a single region of Desulfolutivibrio sulfoxidireducens:
- a CDS encoding MarR family winged helix-turn-helix transcriptional regulator — translation MPVEHEDYITSESLLCLTAWASRALIAELNHRFHQAGLRLTMEQWRALHFLVEREGLTQNDLAGLLLQEKTSVSRLLTGMQRRGYVARAPHARDGRCNRLLVTEAGQEVCRKGILLAGQTLNAAEKGLPAEDLDVCRRVLRHIIRGMRGEDRPEHCPEGPPLAPT, via the coding sequence ATGCCAGTAGAACATGAAGACTACATCACTTCCGAGTCCCTTCTCTGTCTGACCGCCTGGGCCTCCCGGGCCTTGATCGCCGAACTCAACCACCGCTTTCACCAAGCCGGATTGCGCCTGACCATGGAACAGTGGCGAGCCCTGCACTTTCTGGTCGAGCGGGAAGGGTTGACCCAGAACGATCTGGCCGGCCTCCTGCTCCAGGAGAAAACCAGCGTCAGCCGCCTGCTGACCGGCATGCAGCGCCGGGGCTACGTAGCCCGCGCGCCGCATGCCCGGGACGGAAGGTGCAACCGCCTTTTGGTCACGGAGGCGGGCCAGGAGGTCTGCCGCAAGGGAATCCTGCTGGCCGGGCAGACCCTGAATGCGGCGGAAAAGGGCCTGCCCGCCGAGGACCTGGACGTCTGCAGGCGGGTGTTGCGGCACATCATCCGCGGCATGCGCGGCGAGGACCGGCCGGAGCACTGCCCCGAAGGTCCGCCCTTGGCCCCGACCTGA
- a CDS encoding elongation factor G yields the protein MSDLSKQRTYALVGHGGCGKTSVAEMLLFNAGAVSRLGKIEEGTTALDYEPEEIKRRGSIQPGIAAFFFNKNRHFLLDTPGDGNFNGDLSYLLRAVDAVIFVVDAVDGVKPLTRKLWAEVAKLRLPTIFFINKMDRDRADFQMALAGIREKLGVKPYLHDIPIGEKENFKGVVNILENKAYLFDDKGGVTEAPVPEDMADEVNLLRDTTVEEIAVCDEELMERYLEGGELSMEEMRTAVSKAVVCGQLYPVCAGSALRGMGGTRLLAAVESSFPGPLDCCEGEKTVTGEDGSVRKVGPDEPVAAFVFKTLYDPFAGQLSMVRVLTGTLAPDAALQNVAKDVRERAGQILLPLGKETAISKEPAGPGAIVALAKLKDTATGDTLSDEKKPFVLARPALPAAMSSYALAPAEKGDEDKVFAAMAKLLGEDVTLSLSRDEETGDILISGMGQSHLETAVEKARRRFKVEPVLKAPKIPYRETFKGKVEVQGRHKKQTGGRGQFGDCSVRFESRNRGEGYEYVDAIVGGAIPRQYIPAVDKGIQESAARGFLAGFPLVDFRATVFDGSFHTVDSSEMAFKIAGSLAFKAACEKLKMSLLEPIVLVTVSCPDENMGDIIGDLSSRRGKVLGSDSTGGITEIQAHAPMAEMQEYGKALSSMTGGQGAFTMAFAHYEECPPPIAEKVIAEHRKKEE from the coding sequence ATGTCGGACCTAAGCAAACAAAGGACCTATGCGCTGGTCGGTCACGGCGGATGCGGCAAGACGTCCGTGGCCGAGATGCTGCTTTTCAACGCCGGGGCTGTAAGCCGCCTGGGGAAGATCGAGGAAGGGACCACGGCGCTCGACTACGAGCCCGAGGAGATCAAGCGCCGGGGCAGCATCCAGCCCGGCATCGCGGCCTTTTTTTTCAACAAGAACCGCCACTTCCTCCTCGACACCCCGGGCGACGGCAACTTCAACGGTGATCTGTCCTATCTCCTGCGGGCCGTCGACGCGGTGATCTTCGTGGTGGACGCCGTGGACGGGGTCAAGCCCCTGACCAGGAAGCTGTGGGCCGAGGTGGCCAAATTGCGGCTTCCGACCATCTTTTTCATCAACAAGATGGACCGGGACCGGGCCGACTTCCAGATGGCCCTGGCCGGCATCCGGGAAAAGCTCGGGGTCAAGCCCTACCTGCACGACATCCCCATCGGCGAGAAGGAAAATTTCAAGGGCGTGGTGAACATCCTCGAAAACAAGGCCTACCTCTTCGACGACAAGGGCGGGGTCACCGAGGCCCCGGTTCCCGAGGACATGGCCGATGAGGTGAACCTTCTTCGCGACACCACGGTGGAGGAGATCGCCGTGTGCGACGAAGAGCTCATGGAGCGCTACCTGGAGGGGGGCGAGCTGTCCATGGAGGAGATGCGCACGGCCGTGAGCAAAGCGGTCGTCTGCGGCCAGCTCTATCCGGTGTGCGCGGGTTCGGCCCTGCGGGGCATGGGCGGCACGCGGCTTCTGGCGGCCGTGGAGAGTTCCTTCCCCGGGCCCCTGGACTGCTGCGAGGGGGAAAAGACCGTGACCGGGGAGGACGGCAGCGTGCGCAAGGTCGGTCCGGACGAACCCGTGGCCGCCTTCGTGTTCAAGACCCTCTACGATCCCTTTGCCGGACAGTTGTCCATGGTCCGGGTGCTCACCGGCACCCTGGCCCCGGACGCCGCCCTGCAAAACGTGGCCAAGGACGTCAGGGAACGGGCCGGACAGATCCTGCTGCCCCTTGGCAAGGAGACCGCCATCTCCAAGGAGCCGGCCGGTCCCGGGGCCATCGTGGCCCTGGCCAAGCTCAAGGACACGGCCACCGGCGACACCCTTTCGGACGAGAAAAAACCCTTTGTCCTGGCCAGGCCGGCCCTTCCGGCGGCCATGAGTTCCTACGCCCTGGCCCCGGCGGAAAAGGGCGACGAGGACAAGGTGTTCGCGGCCATGGCCAAGCTTCTGGGCGAAGACGTGACCCTGTCCCTGTCGCGCGACGAGGAGACCGGGGACATCCTGATTTCGGGCATGGGCCAGTCCCACCTGGAGACGGCGGTGGAGAAGGCCAGGCGGCGCTTCAAGGTGGAACCGGTGCTCAAGGCCCCGAAGATTCCCTATAGGGAGACCTTCAAGGGCAAGGTGGAGGTGCAGGGCCGGCACAAGAAGCAGACCGGCGGCCGGGGCCAGTTCGGGGATTGCTCCGTGCGCTTCGAGAGCAGAAACCGGGGCGAGGGCTACGAATACGTGGACGCCATCGTGGGCGGGGCCATCCCCCGGCAGTACATCCCGGCCGTGGACAAGGGCATCCAGGAATCGGCGGCAAGGGGCTTTCTGGCCGGATTCCCCCTGGTGGATTTTCGGGCCACGGTCTTCGACGGGTCGTTCCACACCGTGGACTCCTCGGAAATGGCCTTCAAGATCGCGGGCTCCCTGGCCTTCAAGGCCGCCTGCGAGAAGCTCAAGATGTCGCTTCTGGAGCCCATCGTCCTGGTCACGGTGAGCTGCCCGGACGAGAACATGGGCGACATCATCGGCGACCTGTCCAGCCGGCGGGGCAAGGTGCTGGGCAGCGACTCCACCGGCGGCATCACCGAGATCCAGGCCCACGCGCCCATGGCCGAGATGCAGGAATACGGCAAGGCCCTAAGCTCCATGACCGGCGGCCAGGGTGCCTTTACCATGGCCTTCGCCCACTACGAGGAATGCCCGCCGCCCATTGCCGAGAAGGTCATCGCCGAGCACAGGAAAAAGGAAGAATAG
- a CDS encoding chromosome partitioning protein ParB, whose amino-acid sequence MRHLAIHPRDADLSSDSLFWDTDPDDALRRSLDEMGQMVPALAEIVDDRPRLLAGRRRALALRRLPGRTLATMVLEWPGPGCGLSPEVWRGMVYLATNMGRAVTEAMLVQAGRYFQKHVPIPDVVRLAGPYLGQALAAGSRRLTAWLALPPAADGLLFSGHVPLAGAKALAGMDEHDLTALWPWLFAARWSANTLAAFVTPLREAARASGRTLAQVAEVALAGLVPGPDLSPNDLLSRLTAAARQTRYPTLTGLEERFERAARGITRDTGFVLRPSRGFESDAVTLELRAADKTTLAQAAADLARMAADPGFEELWSLARGDGPDECETGRGRRPGQGRP is encoded by the coding sequence GTGCGGCACTTGGCCATCCACCCCCGGGACGCCGACCTCTCAAGCGACAGCCTGTTTTGGGATACCGATCCGGACGACGCCCTCCGCCGCTCCCTGGACGAGATGGGGCAGATGGTCCCGGCCCTGGCCGAGATCGTGGACGACCGGCCGCGCCTTCTGGCCGGACGCCGCCGGGCCCTGGCCCTGCGCCGCCTGCCCGGCCGGACCCTGGCAACCATGGTTCTCGAATGGCCCGGACCCGGATGCGGCCTGTCCCCCGAGGTCTGGCGGGGAATGGTCTACCTGGCCACAAACATGGGCCGGGCCGTCACCGAGGCCATGCTGGTCCAGGCCGGCCGGTATTTCCAAAAACATGTCCCCATCCCGGACGTTGTGCGGCTGGCCGGGCCGTATCTGGGCCAGGCCCTGGCGGCCGGCTCCCGCCGTCTGACGGCCTGGCTTGCCCTGCCCCCGGCGGCCGACGGCCTGCTCTTCTCCGGTCACGTGCCCCTGGCAGGGGCCAAGGCCCTGGCCGGCATGGACGAGCATGACCTGACGGCCCTGTGGCCATGGCTTTTTGCCGCGCGCTGGTCGGCCAACACCCTGGCGGCCTTCGTCACCCCCCTTCGCGAGGCGGCCCGGGCCTCGGGGCGGACCCTGGCCCAGGTGGCCGAAGTGGCCCTGGCCGGCCTGGTCCCAGGCCCCGACCTGTCCCCCAACGACCTTTTGTCCCGCCTGACCGCCGCCGCCCGTCAGACGCGCTATCCCACCCTGACCGGCCTCGAGGAACGCTTCGAGCGCGCGGCCCGGGGCATCACCCGGGACACGGGGTTTGTCCTTCGCCCCTCCCGGGGCTTCGAATCCGACGCCGTGACCCTTGAGCTTCGGGCGGCGGACAAAACGACCCTGGCCCAGGCCGCCGCCGACCTGGCCCGGATGGCCGCCGACCCGGGCTTCGAGGAACTGTGGTCCCTGGCCCGGGGCGATGGCCCGGACGAGTGTGAGACCGGACGCGGCCGCCGACCGGGGCAGGGACGGCCATGA
- a CDS encoding SPL family radical SAM protein, giving the protein MTPDAPAGPPANPANPWNIRAVFVDQAVAGSAMARRVRQRLPEAAFQVVEDSGPSAPGHPSGCGPSGGPGPGGESGRVLRLSAHRGRFLRPCPGAKSYRCCGYRIVHIGEGCPMDCTYCILKAYLRTDDLRVFANTPDMFAELGDMFGRDRSRRFRVGTGEFADSLALESVTGHTAELLEFLRDLDNVVVELKTKTADLSWMAASPRPDRVLAAWSVNAPDIVAGQERGAPPLSARLAAAREAARAGFGVCLHFDPIVPHPGWEKGYAATVDMIASFLRPRDIVYISLGSLRFLPELPAGLAAMGRLPDYYLNEFVEDLDGKRRLVRPLRVRQLRHVAGLLQKCGLAGKLYLCMESDEVWRAVLGRAPHGPDGLARRLMELAFEKRRDGP; this is encoded by the coding sequence ATGACGCCTGACGCGCCGGCCGGCCCCCCGGCCAATCCCGCCAATCCCTGGAACATCCGGGCTGTTTTCGTGGATCAGGCCGTGGCCGGATCGGCCATGGCCCGGCGCGTGCGCCAGCGATTGCCCGAGGCGGCGTTTCAGGTCGTGGAGGATTCCGGGCCGTCGGCCCCGGGGCATCCGTCCGGCTGTGGACCTTCGGGCGGTCCCGGCCCGGGAGGGGAGTCGGGCCGGGTCCTGCGTCTTTCGGCCCACCGGGGCCGGTTTCTGCGGCCCTGCCCCGGGGCCAAGAGCTACCGCTGCTGCGGCTATCGCATCGTGCACATCGGCGAGGGCTGCCCCATGGACTGCACCTACTGCATCCTCAAAGCCTACCTGCGTACGGACGACCTGCGGGTCTTCGCCAACACCCCGGACATGTTCGCCGAGCTCGGGGATATGTTCGGACGCGACCGCAGCCGGCGTTTCCGGGTGGGCACCGGGGAATTCGCCGACTCCTTGGCCCTGGAATCCGTCACCGGGCATACGGCCGAGCTTCTGGAATTTCTGCGCGACCTTGACAACGTGGTCGTGGAATTAAAAACCAAGACCGCCGACCTGTCCTGGATGGCCGCAAGTCCCCGGCCGGACCGGGTGCTGGCGGCCTGGTCGGTCAACGCCCCGGACATCGTGGCCGGCCAGGAGCGCGGCGCGCCGCCGCTGTCGGCGCGTCTGGCCGCGGCCCGGGAGGCGGCCCGGGCCGGATTCGGGGTCTGCCTGCACTTCGACCCCATCGTGCCCCACCCCGGATGGGAAAAAGGGTACGCCGCCACTGTGGACATGATCGCCTCGTTTCTGCGGCCCCGGGACATCGTCTACATTAGCCTGGGGTCCCTGCGTTTCCTGCCGGAGCTGCCGGCCGGGCTGGCGGCCATGGGACGTCTGCCGGACTATTATCTGAACGAGTTCGTGGAGGACCTCGACGGAAAAAGGCGACTGGTGCGGCCGCTTCGGGTCCGGCAACTGCGCCATGTGGCCGGGCTCCTTCAAAAATGCGGACTTGCGGGAAAGCTCTATTTGTGTATGGAATCCGACGAGGTATGGCGGGCGGTGTTGGGGCGCGCGCCGCACGGCCCGGACGGGCTGGCGCGGCGGCTCATGGAACTGGCCTTTGAAAAAAGGCGAGATGGCCCATGA
- a CDS encoding DUF3859 domain-containing protein codes for MKRTLLVFPILALFLSSCSVLNIFGGDEPAPPPQTLEIVDFGIYDGNTLALQTDSVPKKLGTTFGFRFMAKAPEGGQASIKIITTSPGMINPARKEVEFKTETTDTIQVGPQYNCLFTFEQEWEMVSGDWTLEVVAEDGSTVKKIFQVYNTQQ; via the coding sequence GTGAAACGTACGTTGCTCGTCTTTCCCATCCTGGCCCTTTTTCTGTCGTCCTGTTCCGTTCTCAATATTTTTGGCGGCGACGAGCCCGCCCCTCCGCCACAGACCCTGGAGATCGTGGATTTCGGCATCTATGACGGCAACACCCTGGCCCTTCAGACCGACTCCGTGCCCAAGAAGCTGGGAACCACCTTCGGATTCCGCTTCATGGCCAAAGCGCCCGAGGGCGGCCAGGCCAGCATCAAGATCATCACCACCTCCCCGGGCATGATCAATCCGGCCAGGAAAGAGGTGGAGTTCAAGACCGAAACCACGGACACCATTCAGGTGGGACCGCAGTACAACTGCCTGTTCACCTTCGAGCAGGAATGGGAGATGGTCAGCGGCGACTGGACCCTGGAGGTCGTGGCCGAGGATGGTTCGACGGTGAAAAAGATCTTCCAGGTGTACAACACGCAGCAATAG
- a CDS encoding SxtJ family membrane protein produces MDTIKKGPKTPFWQKATKAQARDTGMAMVLICLLFAQFGGYKALVPVAMLVLLVNMISPGVYRPLARLWFGLSHVLGTVMSKVILSLAFFVVLTPIGLVRKAMGKDSLRVACWKKGTDSVFRVRDHTFIASDIEQPF; encoded by the coding sequence ATGGATACCATCAAGAAAGGACCCAAGACGCCGTTTTGGCAAAAGGCCACCAAGGCCCAGGCCCGGGACACGGGCATGGCCATGGTGCTCATCTGCCTGCTTTTCGCCCAGTTCGGCGGGTACAAGGCCCTGGTTCCCGTGGCCATGCTCGTGCTGCTGGTGAACATGATAAGCCCCGGGGTCTACCGGCCCCTGGCCAGGCTGTGGTTCGGGCTGTCCCATGTTCTGGGCACGGTCATGTCCAAGGTCATCCTGTCCCTGGCGTTTTTTGTCGTGCTCACGCCCATCGGGCTTGTGCGCAAGGCCATGGGCAAGGACAGCCTGCGTGTGGCCTGCTGGAAAAAAGGCACGGACTCGGTGTTCCGGGTCCGCGACCATACCTTTATCGCCTCGGACATCGAACAGCCCTTTTGA
- a CDS encoding DUF5989 family protein translates to MEFLRELWGFLRVRKKFWLLPIILTLLLFGALVVLTSGSAVAPFIYTLF, encoded by the coding sequence ATGGAATTTCTTCGCGAATTGTGGGGCTTTTTACGGGTCAGGAAAAAGTTCTGGCTGCTGCCCATCATCCTGACCCTGCTGCTTTTCGGCGCCCTGGTGGTCCTGACCAGCGGTTCGGCCGTGGCCCCGTTCATCTATACCCTGTTTTAG
- a CDS encoding carbamoyltransferase: MPEYILGISAYYHDSAAALLRDGEIVAAAHEERFTRKKHDPSFPSKAGAYVLAEAGIGLPELEAVVFYDKPYLKFERLLETYHGFAPSGLRSFLSAIPVWIKEKLFMRRMLREELAKLGPGKPRILFPEHHLSHAASAFYPSPFDEAAILTVDGVGEWATTAIAHGKGKDITFLRELDFPHSLGLLYSAFTYYCGFKVNSGEYKLMGLAPYGIEGGERAERYKKAILDEMVDLREDGSMLLNMDYFNYATGLTMTRDAKWEALFSLQRRKPESELAQEHMDMALAIQQVTEEAVLRLARTARDLTGCRYLTMAGGVALNCVANGKLLRSGMFDDIWIQPAAGDAGGAVGAAMAAWHIWKGKDRTPLPKGALDRMRGSYLGPEYATADITRMARRREAIFTRYDDFDALCDTVCGHLAAGHAVGWFQGRMEYGPRALGGRSILGDPRHPEMQKKLNLKIKYREGFRPFAPSVLAEKVSDCFELDRPSPYMLLVAPVAEPLRQPLPDGYFQKPMLERLYVQRSTLPAITHVDFSARVQTVHKNTNERYWRLISRFNEREGCPVVVNTSFNVRGEPIVCTPEDAYRCFMRTEMDHLVIGDCLFSKDKQPAWRETENWRDEYELD; encoded by the coding sequence ATGCCCGAGTACATTCTAGGCATCTCCGCCTACTACCACGACAGCGCCGCCGCGCTTCTGCGCGACGGCGAGATCGTGGCCGCGGCCCACGAGGAACGGTTCACCCGCAAAAAGCATGATCCGTCCTTTCCCTCCAAGGCCGGGGCCTACGTCCTGGCCGAGGCCGGCATCGGCCTGCCCGAACTGGAGGCCGTGGTTTTTTACGACAAACCCTACCTCAAGTTCGAACGCCTGCTTGAGACCTACCATGGGTTTGCGCCATCGGGATTGCGCAGTTTTTTGTCGGCCATCCCGGTGTGGATCAAGGAGAAGCTCTTCATGCGCCGCATGCTGCGCGAGGAGTTGGCCAAGCTCGGGCCCGGCAAGCCGCGCATCCTTTTCCCCGAACACCACCTGTCCCACGCCGCCAGCGCCTTCTATCCCTCGCCCTTTGACGAGGCGGCCATCCTGACCGTGGACGGCGTGGGCGAATGGGCCACCACGGCCATTGCCCACGGCAAGGGCAAGGACATCACGTTTTTACGCGAGCTCGATTTCCCCCATTCCCTGGGGCTGTTGTATTCCGCCTTCACCTACTACTGCGGCTTCAAGGTCAATTCCGGGGAATACAAGCTCATGGGCCTGGCCCCCTACGGCATCGAGGGCGGGGAGCGGGCCGAACGGTACAAGAAGGCCATCCTGGACGAGATGGTGGACCTGCGGGAAGACGGCTCCATGCTGCTGAACATGGACTACTTCAACTACGCCACCGGCCTGACCATGACCCGCGACGCCAAATGGGAGGCCCTTTTCTCCCTGCAACGGCGCAAGCCGGAATCGGAGCTCGCCCAGGAGCACATGGACATGGCCCTGGCCATCCAGCAGGTCACCGAAGAGGCGGTCTTGCGCCTGGCCAGGACGGCCCGGGACCTGACCGGCTGCCGGTACCTGACCATGGCCGGGGGCGTGGCCTTAAACTGCGTGGCCAACGGCAAGCTTTTGCGCTCCGGGATGTTCGACGACATCTGGATCCAGCCCGCCGCCGGCGACGCCGGGGGCGCCGTGGGCGCGGCCATGGCCGCCTGGCACATCTGGAAGGGCAAGGACCGCACACCGCTGCCCAAGGGGGCCCTGGACCGCATGCGCGGCTCCTATCTCGGCCCCGAATACGCCACGGCCGACATCACGCGCATGGCCCGCCGCCGCGAGGCGATCTTCACCCGCTATGACGATTTCGACGCCCTGTGCGACACGGTATGCGGCCATCTGGCCGCCGGACACGCCGTGGGCTGGTTCCAGGGCCGCATGGAATACGGCCCCCGGGCCCTCGGCGGCCGCAGCATCCTGGGCGATCCGCGCCACCCCGAGATGCAGAAAAAGCTCAATCTGAAAATCAAGTACCGCGAGGGATTCCGGCCCTTCGCGCCCTCGGTCCTGGCCGAGAAGGTCTCGGACTGCTTTGAGCTCGACCGGCCCTCGCCCTACATGCTCCTGGTGGCCCCGGTGGCCGAGCCCCTGCGCCAGCCTCTGCCGGATGGCTATTTCCAGAAGCCCATGCTCGAGCGGCTCTACGTGCAGCGCTCCACCCTGCCGGCCATCACCCATGTGGACTTCTCGGCCCGGGTGCAGACCGTGCACAAGAACACCAACGAGCGTTACTGGCGGCTGATCTCCCGGTTCAACGAACGCGAAGGCTGCCCCGTGGTGGTCAATACCAGCTTCAACGTCCGGGGCGAGCCCATCGTGTGCACCCCGGAGGACGCCTATCGCTGTTTCATGCGCACGGAGATGGACCATCTGGTCATCGGGGACTGCCTGTTTTCCAAGGACAAGCAGCCGGCCTGGCGCGAAACCGAAAACTGGCGCGACGAATACGAACTGGACTAA
- a CDS encoding SidJ-related pseudokinase yields MTQHQGLDGTDFQAAYLAVRRLADITRHRPDEVTPEAVQALGNLLAAAPHDRQTQARFLYRDAATVLMDLFRSAPDRDLAARAFAGVDTALSRPGKPRLAAAEAVGDLPLCVRGPAPPEPDTGDDIPEVAWNDLLESASSGTERVRALGQVAWNDLLDSAATDLDGDGEACRPFEAGGGRAGGLSRAGRTLLAPLADGRMVFAVKFARRGEDPAGLAREAAWMDHLAALAPDLPARFHVPRPVTVRGRPVFRVQDAPLGRVGLDPATLADGRDTGAAMAYAARADYFSYPNEHGPRGGLSGEELLDVLAQNALLFGRLAARGIVHTAPIPLFHNRVQRERRSDAGLYDWRRMGRLDRWLFSTRFPNFGPSGLRDFEHFESHDGPTGPLYRRLGDHLLGLALVAGSYFRFKEPDRVGLLPDGRPVDARELFDPDLLAQGLSTVFRSYYEGFSGKPPAGEPPFDPPALAGRLVEEMGVDRYMVELLRVADQEAMSDARFVEFLTRRGMPRQEAVAKKRGVEDIALPTGPHLGEFNGPISAPELITFTAVAAAKCVAGRYFAQHMAQAPRCLASG; encoded by the coding sequence ATGACCCAGCATCAGGGCCTTGACGGTACGGATTTCCAGGCCGCCTACCTGGCCGTGCGCCGGCTGGCGGATATAACGCGCCACCGTCCCGACGAGGTCACCCCCGAGGCCGTCCAGGCCTTGGGGAACCTGCTCGCCGCGGCCCCCCACGACCGCCAGACCCAGGCCCGATTCCTCTATCGCGACGCGGCAACCGTGCTCATGGACCTTTTCCGGTCGGCCCCGGACCGGGATCTGGCCGCCCGGGCCTTTGCGGGCGTGGACACGGCCCTGTCCCGGCCCGGCAAGCCGCGTCTGGCCGCGGCCGAGGCCGTGGGCGATCTGCCCCTTTGCGTGCGCGGACCGGCCCCGCCCGAGCCGGACACCGGGGACGACATCCCCGAGGTGGCCTGGAACGACCTTCTGGAATCGGCCTCGTCCGGGACCGAGCGCGTCCGCGCCCTGGGCCAGGTGGCCTGGAACGACCTTCTGGACTCGGCCGCGACCGATCTCGACGGGGATGGGGAGGCCTGCCGCCCGTTTGAGGCGGGAGGAGGCCGGGCGGGAGGGCTGTCCCGGGCCGGACGCACGCTCCTAGCTCCCCTGGCCGACGGCCGGATGGTGTTCGCGGTAAAATTCGCCCGCCGGGGCGAGGACCCGGCCGGACTGGCCCGGGAGGCGGCCTGGATGGACCATCTGGCCGCCCTGGCCCCGGACCTGCCCGCCCGCTTCCACGTGCCCCGGCCCGTGACGGTGCGGGGCCGGCCGGTGTTTCGGGTCCAGGACGCCCCGCTTGGCCGGGTGGGCCTTGATCCGGCAACCCTGGCCGACGGCCGGGACACGGGCGCGGCCATGGCCTACGCGGCCCGGGCCGACTACTTTTCCTATCCCAACGAGCACGGCCCGAGAGGCGGCCTGTCCGGCGAGGAACTGCTCGATGTCCTGGCCCAAAACGCCCTGCTCTTCGGCCGGCTGGCGGCCCGGGGCATCGTGCACACGGCCCCCATTCCCCTTTTCCACAACCGGGTGCAGCGCGAGCGCCGGTCCGACGCCGGCCTGTACGACTGGCGGCGCATGGGTCGCCTGGACCGCTGGCTTTTCTCCACCCGTTTCCCCAATTTCGGCCCAAGCGGCCTGCGGGACTTCGAGCACTTCGAGTCCCATGACGGCCCCACCGGACCGCTCTACCGACGCCTGGGCGACCATCTGCTGGGTCTTGCCCTTGTGGCCGGGAGCTATTTTCGGTTCAAGGAGCCGGACCGGGTCGGGCTTTTGCCGGACGGCAGGCCTGTGGACGCCCGGGAGCTCTTCGACCCCGATCTTTTGGCCCAGGGGCTTTCAACGGTTTTTCGCTCGTATTACGAAGGATTCTCCGGAAAGCCCCCTGCCGGGGAGCCGCCCTTTGATCCCCCGGCCCTGGCCGGCAGGTTGGTGGAGGAGATGGGGGTGGACCGGTACATGGTGGAGCTTTTGCGGGTGGCGGACCAGGAGGCCATGAGCGACGCGCGGTTCGTGGAATTTTTGACCCGGCGGGGGATGCCGCGTCAGGAGGCGGTCGCGAAGAAGCGGGGAGTGGAGGACATCGCCTTGCCCACGGGACCGCATCTGGGGGAGTTCAACGGCCCGATCTCGGCCCCGGAGCTGATTACTTTCACGGCCGTGGCCGCCGCGAAGTGCGTGGCGGGACGGTATTTCGCGCAGCACATGGCGCAGGCGCCGCGTTGCCTCGCGTCCGGATGA
- a CDS encoding helix-turn-helix domain-containing protein, producing MADNSEAFYGSGNVFDDMGHPDAELKLQKSRLISAVSQLIKDRGLTQKQAAEIFNEDQSNLSKILRGHLRLVTSDRLMHWIHRLGENVTISITPCPKEQRPGVFVEIRPSL from the coding sequence ATGGCCGACAACTCGGAAGCATTCTATGGCAGCGGCAACGTGTTTGACGATATGGGGCATCCCGATGCGGAACTGAAACTGCAAAAATCGCGGCTCATCTCCGCCGTAAGCCAGCTTATCAAGGACCGGGGGCTGACCCAGAAGCAGGCGGCGGAAATCTTCAACGAGGACCAGTCGAATCTGTCGAAGATTCTGCGCGGCCATCTCCGCCTCGTCACGTCCGACCGTCTCATGCATTGGATCCACAGGCTCGGGGAGAATGTCACCATTTCGATCACCCCGTGCCCGAAAGAGCAACGTCCCGGGGTTTTCGTGGAAATCCGCCCCAGCCTGTAA
- a CDS encoding type II toxin-antitoxin system HicB family antitoxin — MLTYRIELVRDDNGTFLATCPDLPEVTTFGEDEREALIHVEDAIEEALAARMAKRRDVPPGCAATASPHVHLRLQTEIKVGLYCSMRDAGLRKADLARLLCVHAPQVDRLFDLRHASRLDQMEAAFRAMGKRLAVGVEPEPRP, encoded by the coding sequence ATGCTGACGTATCGGATCGAACTTGTGCGCGACGACAATGGAACGTTTCTGGCCACCTGCCCCGACCTGCCCGAGGTCACGACGTTCGGGGAAGACGAGCGCGAGGCCTTGATCCACGTCGAGGACGCCATCGAGGAGGCTCTGGCCGCGCGCATGGCCAAACGCCGGGACGTTCCGCCGGGCTGCGCGGCCACGGCGTCTCCCCACGTGCACTTGCGTCTGCAAACGGAAATCAAGGTCGGGCTGTATTGCTCCATGCGCGATGCCGGCCTGCGCAAGGCCGACCTGGCCCGGCTTCTTTGCGTTCACGCCCCGCAGGTGGACCGGTTGTTCGACCTGCGGCACGCCTCACGGCTGGACCAGATGGAGGCCGCGTTTCGGGCCATGGGCAAGCGCCTTGCCGTGGGCGTGGAGCCGGAACCCCGGCCGTAA